The genomic window CGAAGCTCATTCCACGGGATCGTCCGTCTTCAGCCAATTCCACTCCCCGGGATTCAAGGACAGCTTGGGAGACCAGAACAGCCGCCGAAAGTGATAGCCGTAGATGGCCATGGTCACCATGTCGGAAAAGGACTGGTGGTATTTGGAGACACCCTCCTGGATCAGTTTCCAGTAGTATTCGCGGCTCGGCTTCAGATCGGCTATGCCGAGGTAATACAGCGACCGCAGGAAGGTGAACAGGTCGTTTCTCTCGAGTTTGACCTCCACCCGCGGACGATAGTTCTTGAGGAACGCCAGGATGCGCCTGTAATACATCTCCGGCGAATAGATGGTGCTCATTACCCACTTGTACCCGTCGATAATCGTCTGGCGATCCATCCTGGGCGTGAAATTGAGGCTCCCGCTCACGTCCGTATTGTTGCCCGAAGCCTTGAACAGGAGCCGCCCCTCCTCTTCCAGCCGCTTGTAGAGCCGAGTTCCCGGCAGTGCCGTGAGCAGCCCGATCATGGCCGTCACGATGCCGTTTTTCTGGATGAAGTTGACCTGCCTCTGGAAGATGTCGGGGGGATCGTTGTCGAAGCCGATGATGAAACCGCCCATCACCGCCATCCCGTGCGCGTGGATGGCGCATACGGATTCGGAGAGACTGCGCCGCAGGTTCTGCGCCTTTCCGCATTCTTTCAGGCTCGCCTCGGACGGAGTTTCGAGACCGAGGAACACCTTGTTGAAACCCGCCGCAACCATGAGGTTCATCAATTCCACGTCGTCGGCGAGGTTGACCGAAGCCTCCGTGAAGAAGGTCAGTCGGTGCTTTTTAACGCTCTGCCACGCGATGATTTCTCTCAGGAGGCTCTTAACCTTCTGCTTGTTGCCGATGAAGTTGTCGTCCACGATGAACACGGACCCTCGCCAACCGCGATCGTACAAGGCATCCAGTTCGGCGATCACCTGCCCGTTGGGCTTGGTCCTGGGCACACGACCGTTGAGCACGATAATGTCGCAGAACTCGCAATCGAAGGGGCATCCCCTCGAGAACTGGATGCTCATGCTGGCGTAATCCTTGAAGTCGATCAGGTCCCACCTGGGAATGGGCACATTGTCCAGGGAAGGGTACGAACCGGCTTCGTACAACGGCTTCGGCACACCGTTTTCAAGGTCTGAAGCCAGTCTGCCGACCACGGCCTCGCCCTCCCCGATGACGAGATGGTCCAGATCCCGGAACTCGTCCCGGCAGGAGCTGAACAGCGGGCCGCCGCCCACCGTTTTGACGCCCAGCCCGCGGCACCGGTCCACCACCGCGCGGGTCGATTCTCTTTGCGCCAGCATGGCGCTCACGAAAACATAGTCCGCCCAGAGAAGCTCGGCGTCCGACATCTCCCGTACGTTCAGGTCGACCAGGCGCATCTGCCAGGAAGCGGGCAGCATGGCGGCGACGGAGAGGGCGCCCAGCGGAGGAAAAGCGGCTTTGCGGCGCACGACGCGCAACGCGTGGCGGAAACTCCAGAAGGTTTCAGATACTCTGGGATACACGAACAGTATCTTCATGAATGGATCCTCTGTGGCATGAGGGACGGCAACAAGACTGTACCTGGGATGCAGTTTATTACCGGCGAATGCTCAAATCAAGAAAATCCCGACGCGGCCCGCGGCCATTCCCCATGACAAAGGAAACGATTCCGATTCCCTTCTCCGGCTTGACGGCGATCCGCAGCCACTGAACGGGACGGTCCGCCGCGGGTTCCGGGCTCGACCGAAACGAACCCCGGACGCGATGGCGGCCGCGCCCATG from Syntrophobacter fumaroxidans MPOB includes these protein-coding regions:
- a CDS encoding B12-binding domain-containing radical SAM protein, whose protein sequence is MKILFVYPRVSETFWSFRHALRVVRRKAAFPPLGALSVAAMLPASWQMRLVDLNVREMSDAELLWADYVFVSAMLAQRESTRAVVDRCRGLGVKTVGGGPLFSSCRDEFRDLDHLVIGEGEAVVGRLASDLENGVPKPLYEAGSYPSLDNVPIPRWDLIDFKDYASMSIQFSRGCPFDCEFCDIIVLNGRVPRTKPNGQVIAELDALYDRGWRGSVFIVDDNFIGNKQKVKSLLREIIAWQSVKKHRLTFFTEASVNLADDVELMNLMVAAGFNKVFLGLETPSEASLKECGKAQNLRRSLSESVCAIHAHGMAVMGGFIIGFDNDPPDIFQRQVNFIQKNGIVTAMIGLLTALPGTRLYKRLEEEGRLLFKASGNNTDVSGSLNFTPRMDRQTIIDGYKWVMSTIYSPEMYYRRILAFLKNYRPRVEVKLERNDLFTFLRSLYYLGIADLKPSREYYWKLIQEGVSKYHQSFSDMVTMAIYGYHFRRLFWSPKLSLNPGEWNWLKTDDPVE